CATGGAGCAGACCGGGACGATGCGCTTACCGTCCGCTCGCGCCTCCTCCAGCGCCTTCTCGACAAGAATGGTTGCCAGCCCGCGACCGCCGAACCTCGGGTCGACTTCGGTGTGGTCGAAGACCCGCTGGTTGCCGCGGTCGAGGTAGGTGGCGAAGCCGACGATCTTGCCCTCGACCGCGATCGTGTACTTGCCCTCCTCTGCGGTGATCGTGGTCTCAGCGTCGGCGTTGTCGGCAGTCATCCGGTTTCCTTCCGGTCGGATATCGGTCTGGGAAGCAGTCGGGTGCTCGGCAGTGGCGGGGCGGGTAGCCGCGGCACCCGGCCCTGGTATCCGCTGACGGCGCCGAATCGTTCGTCGCCGTCGAGCCATAACCGTCGATAGGTGACGATCTCGTCGTGACTGCGCCCGACGAAGTTCCACCACATCACCAATTCCTCGGTGAACGGCTTGCCGCCCAGCACTAGCAGGCGTCCGGGTCGTGGTCCGGCGTTACGCAGGTGCAGGGTGGCGATGCCCGGACCTTGATAGCCCAGGTCGCCGACCGTAAGAGCGGTCCCGCCAAGCTCTATGTCACCGACATCGCAGAGCACCCCGTGCTCGAATGTCGGGTCGATGTCGACGTCCAGCGCAGCGTTGGTGTCCAGATCGATCTGGGCACCCAGCAGCGGCGTGAACGTATGTGCCGGCGAACGGCTTCCGGCAAGTTCGCCGAGAAATACCCGTACCGCCGC
The nucleotide sequence above comes from Mycobacterium pseudokansasii. Encoded proteins:
- a CDS encoding GNAT family N-acetyltransferase; amino-acid sequence: MTADNADAETTITAEEGKYTIAVEGKIVGFATYLDRGNQRVFDHTEVDPRFGGRGLATILVEKALEEARADGKRIVPVCSMVVTVLKKHPEYADITDPV
- a CDS encoding pirin family protein; amino-acid sequence: MSNLEAAPAEVACNASQTAGIEVLHPREVPLGGPRAIPVQRTVPQRQRSLIGAWCFLDRYGPVTGAAARMDVAPHPHTGLQTVSWLFSGEVEHRDSAGVHAIVRPGELNLMTAGAGICHSEVSVGSGVLHGAQLWVALPDSARDTGRDFAHHTPAPVSLPGAAVRVFLGELAGSRSPAHTFTPLLGAQIDLDTNAALDVDIDPTFEHGVLCDVGDIELGGTALTVGDLGYQGPGIATLHLRNAGPRPGRLLVLGGKPFTEELVMWWNFVGRSHDEIVTYRRLWLDGDERFGAVSGYQGRVPRLPAPPLPSTRLLPRPISDRKETG